The sequence below is a genomic window from Melioribacteraceae bacterium.
CATGAAGAAGCCGGTGCCGGATTGATTTACTGGCATCCTAAAGGTGCAAGAATTAGAAATACTGTTGAGACTTTCTGGCGGAAGGAACATCTTGATAACGGTTACGATCTTCTCTATTCCCCTCACATGGGAAAAAGCTGGCTCTGGGAAACCAGTGGCCACCTCGGTTTCTACAAGGAGAGTATGTATTCGCCGATGAATATTGATGAACAGGATTATTATGTTAAACCGATGAATTGCCCGTTCCACATAATGATTTACAAATCAAAACTTTACTCTTACAGAGATCTTCCTTTGAGATGGGCAGAACTCGGTACTGTTTACCGTTATGAAAAGAGCGGGGTTCTTCACGGACTCTTGCGGGTCCGCGGTTTTACTCAGGATGATGCTCATATCTTCTGTACTAGAGAACAGATTGAGGATGAAGTAATTGAAGTACTGCGGTTCTCCAGAAGTATTCTGCTAGCATTCGGATTTACAGATTTAAAATTTTTCATTGCTACGAAGCCTGAAGGTTCAGTAGGTGACGATAGTCTCTGGCAGACTGCTACAAATTCTCTAAAGAATGCTCTGGCAAGGGAAAATGTTGAATACGAAATTGATGAAGGCGGCGGAGCTTTTTACGGCCCCAAAATCGATATTAAAATAAAAGATGCTCTTGGACGCGAGTGGCAGTTGAGTACAATCCAATTTGATTTTAACCTTCCTCAAAGATTCGAAATGAAATATATTGGCGAGGACGGCAAAGAACATCAGCCTTATATGGTTCATCGTGCTCTGCTCGGTTCAATCGAAAGGTTTATGGGAATCTTGATAGAACATTATGGCGGCGCATTCCCAACCTGGCTCGCACCGGTTCAGGTTGCAGTAATACCCGTATCTCAAAACTATTTTGATTATGCAAAGAAAGTAACCGATTCATTGTCAGCTGAAGGAATAATTGTAGAATTTGATCAAAGAAACGAAAAGATCGGTTATAAAATCAGAGATTGGGAAACACAAAAAGTCCCGTATATGCTTATTGTTGGTGAAAAGGAAAAAGAATCAGGCACAGTATCGGTAAGACAGCATAAAGTCGGAGATAAAGGAAGTATTCCGCTGGATGAGTTTAAAACTCAAATAATCCATGAAATAAAGGACAGGATTAATCACAATTAAGGAGGTATTCTATTACTCAAGTTAAATTCAGAGTCAATCAGGAAATCAGAATTCCTGAAGTAAGGCTCATCGACGCAAACGGAGAACAATTAGGTGTAGTATCGGTTAAAGAAGCACTTAAGAGGGCGGAAGAAGCCGGTATGGACCTTGTTGAAATTGCCCCGCAGGCAACTCCTCCTGTTTGTAAAATAATTGACTTTGGTAAGTTTGCTTACGAACAGCAGAAAAGAGAAAAACTTCAAAAGAAAAAACAGCAGGTTAGTGTATTAAAGGAAATACGGCTTCATCCTAACACAGATACACATGATTTCGATTTTAAAGCCAGACACGCTCTTAATTTTATTGAAGAGGGGAATAAAGTAAAAGTATCGGTTATCTTTAAAGGAAGAGAATTAGCCTATACGGAACTTGGTGAAGCTCTATTAAGAAAATTTATTGAACGTCTGGATGACGTAGCAAAAGTTGAGCAGGATCCAAA
It includes:
- the thrS gene encoding threonine--tRNA ligase is translated as MENIKITLPDGSVREFEKGISAFEIAQKISQKLAEDALVAKVNGVVKDLTTRIYCDSNLQILTFDSLEGKETYWHSTSHLMAHAIQSIYPEAKFGVGPAIDAGFYYDIDINSILTDEDLIKIENKMLEITKEKNPFKRTELSKADAVKFFKNKGDNYKLEILSELDDQNEIISIYDEGEFTDLCTGPHIPDVGRIKYLKLLNVSGSYWRGDEKNKRMQRIYGISFPKKKMLDDYLLFLEEAKKRDHRKLGKQLDLFSIHEEAGAGLIYWHPKGARIRNTVETFWRKEHLDNGYDLLYSPHMGKSWLWETSGHLGFYKESMYSPMNIDEQDYYVKPMNCPFHIMIYKSKLYSYRDLPLRWAELGTVYRYEKSGVLHGLLRVRGFTQDDAHIFCTREQIEDEVIEVLRFSRSILLAFGFTDLKFFIATKPEGSVGDDSLWQTATNSLKNALARENVEYEIDEGGGAFYGPKIDIKIKDALGREWQLSTIQFDFNLPQRFEMKYIGEDGKEHQPYMVHRALLGSIERFMGILIEHYGGAFPTWLAPVQVAVIPVSQNYFDYAKKVTDSLSAEGIIVEFDQRNEKIGYKIRDWETQKVPYMLIVGEKEKESGTVSVRQHKVGDKGSIPLDEFKTQIIHEIKDRINHN
- the infC gene encoding translation initiation factor IF-3 — its product is MTQVKFRVNQEIRIPEVRLIDANGEQLGVVSVKEALKRAEEAGMDLVEIAPQATPPVCKIIDFGKFAYEQQKREKLQKKKQQVSVLKEIRLHPNTDTHDFDFKARHALNFIEEGNKVKVSVIFKGRELAYTELGEALLRKFIERLDDVAKVEQDPKFEGRAMHAILAPQKGKKKK